The genomic DNA ATTAAGTTTGAGAATGAAACGTAACATACTATCATTTAGCTTTTAAAGAAAATTATCATGTGACGCATAAAAAAATGGaaatagaaataataataattggGCTCATAATCTCTAACCTAATAAATCAAAAAGATTTACACTTGGCCCAACCCcatttaataaaataagttaCACTCCTTTGTGTtactaaaaaccctaaaacatcTACACACCTTCAGCAGCCGACATCCCCTTTCACCCCTCTGCTTTCTCTGTCCGATCATCGGCGACCGGTGTCGGTTACCGGCCGGCTACCGGGGTCCCGTGCTTGCTGGCATGTCACCCCACACAACCCCAAGCTCCCTCTTCATCTTAACCCGTCGCACACACCGCTACCCTGTCCAAAGAGAGATGGAGAGATCGGAGAACAGGAGAGGGGCCGATCACCTATGTCACGGCAACAGAAGCAGCAAGTGGCGGCGGCAATGGATTCCGACAACTGTTTTTCAGGTAAAATGTACCGGAGGAGCCGGCGACCGACTTACCGgcggtgatgatggtggtggtcgtCAGACGTGGCTACAGAACACGGGGGGGGGGGGTGGCGGCGACTTTAATTCCTTCCGACAGGTTCACCGGTAAAACCCTCTTCCTGTTTCtgttattttttttaagattGATGTTTGGCTGTTGATGACTGATGACGATGATGGTGGCAGTGAAGACACCCGACGGCGGTGGTGGCTGCCGCCAGAGCTTCGTTCAAGTTCAAATTTGGTTCTAGTGCTTAGATTCAGATTTCAGATTTTATTCGGTATGGCTTCGGGTGTTACGGATCAGATTCAGGAACGGTCAACAGTTAACCCGGTCAAAATTAGCAGTTTCCGGTGTCGTTTCAGCGGGTTGTTCAGGTCTCGTTTCGGGTCAAGTAGCTTCGTTACAGGTTCGGGTCTCTAGTTTATTTTATTCTGTTTTAAATGcagaaaatattttgaaaatttaTGAAAGTAATTTTTTTCTTGTAATATTGATTTTAAATTGTATAAAATGATATTTAAACAAATAAAAGTTTAAAGTCTCAATATGGAACTCCTATTAGAATATGATGGTTGATAATAGTCATTTCATGTGTACAAATTGACAGGCATCAAAGGGCTTGTAACCCAACTATATCATGGTCTATATCATGGTGTGTAGTAAAAATATTCATGCTTAAGTGATTGAGGATTCTCAAAATATTGTTGGTTTTAAAAGAACACATCTTTATTTAGTTTATCAAGTTATTAAGCTATTCATTCAACAATATTCCGGTTtaagataaaaatatattttacttATATACTTCATTTTCTCTATTAAAAGTTGGGGAAAAAATGTTAAATTAAATCATCATAATTAAAATTAGCCTAAATAAATAAGTCAAACTCAATCGATCAATAATAACAAAAAATCATCTAAAAAGTTATCTAAATTTCAAATTTATTTAGTTTCCATAATAAATTTGTGTGGAGGTCCGGGGTCGGTGACGGGAGGTGCGGAGGCAGTGGCGGTTGTGGGAGATGCGGCGGCGGTGGTGTGGAGACTGATGGTAGGGCGTCGGAGATGGTGGAGGTTTTGATGACTCATGGAGAAAGAAGGTACGATttgtatatattattaaaatagaTTTGCTTGGTAACTTATGTATACCCATTcgtgatattattattattttttttttttttacatctaGGGTTTGTTTTAGGAACTTATATACATAAATTAGCTTGGGCTTGTTTTCGGCTGGGTTTTGGGGAATTTTTGGACCAGTCTAGGTTCATCAAAAGTTAAAATCAAAATAATCTTTTTTTTAGGTTGTAGTCATGTAATAGctctttattatttatatttctttAAGTATTTTCATTAATAGTAATACAGACATGAATTTTAGGTTGTAATACTCTTTATTATTTATACATAAACAATTTTTGATATAATGAACTTGTTGGAATTTTCAGGTGCATAAATGTATCTTTATTTGGGCAAAATGGGAGGCACTCAGGCTGCCAAATGGGATCTGGGCTGGCATAATATATTGGAGTGGATTTCAGCTTGTTAAACAATTGGCGTGCTGACGCAGGTATATGATCCTTATGCGTTTAACTTCTATCAGTCTACGCATATTATGCCTAAAACATGTAGTATTAAGATTTGTATGCCTAAATAAGAAAAGGTTATGCCTAAAAATTCTCCAGTTCTTGTGGACTTTGCAGTGAAGATGTTGAAAGTTTGAAGAAGCTTTATCTACACAATCCCTACATAAATAAACATTAAAAAAGAGAAGCTTTACCTGTGTTTAAAGAGAACGTAGGAAGAATGTAGGAATCTTTATATACGTGTAATCCTGAATTAAAGTCAGCATTAGAAATATCAATGTATCTAAAACACATAAACAATAAAAATGAGAAGCTTTTACTAACCGTTGATTAATGATTTGAGAAGTGCATGAATGTAAAAGTGAAATATGACATAGAAGCTATATTTAAATTCTTCAATCAAAGTAGTTATTTTTACTTACAAGAGCGGTTAACTCTACCCACTATCATCATGTCTTAATCCCACTCACTCACTTCCTACAGTTTAGGTTTAAATACGTTACAGGTTTTCCTATGGTTACAATTCATTTATTTTAAGGCAACTTATTTGTTACAATCTCCAATTATGTATTTTCACTTCAAAATTCCAAATCTATTGGATTTAATTAGTGGTGGGCTGGTGGCAAAGTGGGCAAGTTGGATGGGTTTGGGTGATGGGTCAAGATGGgtttgggttaggatgggttAGGATGTGTTTAGGTTAATGTAGGTGTGGGTAAACATGAGatgaaaaaataattaaaaaaataaaaaaattctaaaaaactaattaaaaaataaaaaaaatgttaggTTCAACTCGATGCTACGTACGATACGGGGCAAGTATAGTGAAATACAGCGGTGAACATATTTtgatctttttttttctttctttaagTGGAACCCATTATGGTTAGCACTTGTTTTGATCCAACTTATTTTCGATAGAACTTGTGTTGACCTGTTAACCGACCCAACCTGTCAGTTTTGCCTGGCTTAGCTAACTAATGTTGTTATtcttatgtgtttttttttattaatttttgatAGATGAACTACAGTCCAACAGAAGCAATGTGACAAACTGCTATGAACCTTTTTGACTTGCAAGACTACACGTATGTTAAGCTGGATTGCCTTGATGAGTTGGAGATTACAAAATTCGGTAACATGAAACCTGGAATGGGTTTTTTGAAGCTTATATTGGCAAAGTCATGTATGCTAAAGAAAGTAAGAGTGTACCGATATCCTTGCttgaattttttatttaatttgttttctGAATCTTACTCTTACACCATGTTGTATGAGCGTCTAACATCAAAGCTTACATTTGATGCTTGTTTTAGTTGCAGTGATATGAAGAAGTTGACTGGTAAGGCATCTTGCAGAATTTGCCACCAGAACTTCAGCGCTACTGTCACAGGTATAAAcgtatatttttatttttggtacgtaaaaatatat from Helianthus annuus cultivar XRQ/B chromosome 7, HanXRQr2.0-SUNRISE, whole genome shotgun sequence includes the following:
- the LOC110869215 gene encoding uncharacterized protein LOC110869215, which translates into the protein MSPHTTPSSLFILTRRTHRYPVQREMERSENRRGADHLCHGNRSSKWRRQWIPTTVFQVKCTGGAGDRLTGGDDGGGRQTWLQNTGGGGGGDFNSFRQVHREDTRRRWWLPPELRSSSNLVLVLRFRFQILFGMASGVTDQIQERSTVNPVKISSFRCRFSGLFRSRFGSSSFVTGIKGLVTQLYHGLYHGV